Proteins from a genomic interval of Clostridium sp. AN503:
- a CDS encoding glycosyltransferase family 2 protein, with protein MDKVLVVIPAYNEEANIEMVVEELERDYPQLDYVVVNDGSSDRTAQICRERGYNLLDLTVNLGLAGCFQAGMKYAYAKGYAYAIQFDGDGQHRPEYILPMQEKMKEGYDIVIGSRFLDEKKDLSMRMVGSRLITAAIRLTTGVHVADPTSGMRMFSREMIKEFALNINYGPEPDTISYLIKQGAKVAEVPVIIEERAGGESYLKPTVAVRYMARILISILLIQNFRKR; from the coding sequence ATGGACAAGGTACTGGTGGTGATTCCCGCCTACAATGAAGAAGCGAATATTGAGATGGTGGTTGAGGAGCTGGAGCGGGATTATCCGCAGCTTGATTACGTTGTGGTCAATGACGGCTCCAGCGACAGGACTGCCCAGATCTGCCGGGAGCGCGGCTACAACCTTCTGGATCTGACGGTGAACTTAGGGCTTGCCGGATGCTTTCAGGCGGGGATGAAATACGCTTACGCGAAGGGCTATGCCTATGCGATCCAGTTTGACGGGGACGGGCAGCACCGGCCGGAATACATTCTCCCCATGCAGGAAAAAATGAAGGAAGGGTATGATATCGTCATAGGAAGCCGTTTCCTGGACGAAAAAAAAGACCTGTCCATGCGGATGGTGGGAAGCCGTTTAATCACGGCAGCCATCCGCCTTACCACAGGCGTACATGTGGCAGATCCGACCTCCGGAATGCGGATGTTCAGCCGTGAGATGATAAAGGAATTTGCGCTGAACATCAACTACGGACCAGAGCCGGACACGATTTCCTATCTCATCAAACAAGGCGCAAAAGTAGCAGAAGTACCCGTTATCATTGAAGAACGGGCAGGAGGCGAGAGCTATTTAAAACCAACTGTGGCGGTGAGGTATATGGCACGGATCCTGATATCAATATTGTTGATTCAAAACTTTCGCAAGCGATGA
- a CDS encoding DegT/DnrJ/EryC1/StrS family aminotransferase, whose translation MTAKHEPPIMVTRSSMPALEEYVEMLKPIWESAWLTNMGAYHEEFKEQLKGLLKTPELELFVNGHMALELTLQAFELKGEVITTPFSFASTTHAIVRNGLTPVFCDINEEDYTIDAEKLESLITEKTTAIVPVHVYGNLCDVERIREIAQRHRLKVVYDAAHAFGEELNGTGVGQFGDASMFSFHATKVFHSIEGGAVTFQEEYLKDRLYQLKNFGITGYESVEFVGANGKMNEFQAAMGLCNLRHLEAEIGKRRALAGRYRERLEGVKGVRLCKEKPGVRYNYAYMPVVFDGFSMDRDQVFAALKERGIFARKYFYPCINSYACYQGQFRAEDTPVAQRIASQVLTLPLYAELPLEVVDEICDVILGGV comes from the coding sequence ATGACAGCAAAACACGAGCCTCCCATCATGGTGACACGCTCCTCGATGCCGGCCTTAGAGGAATATGTGGAGATGCTTAAACCCATCTGGGAGAGCGCATGGCTGACCAATATGGGCGCATACCATGAGGAGTTCAAAGAGCAGCTGAAGGGGCTGTTAAAAACGCCGGAGCTGGAGCTGTTTGTCAACGGACATATGGCGCTGGAGCTGACGCTGCAGGCTTTTGAGCTGAAGGGAGAGGTGATCACAACGCCGTTCAGCTTCGCCTCCACGACGCACGCCATTGTGAGAAACGGGCTGACCCCGGTATTTTGCGACATTAATGAGGAAGACTATACCATAGATGCGGAGAAACTGGAAAGCCTGATCACGGAGAAAACCACCGCGATCGTGCCGGTCCATGTCTACGGGAACTTATGCGACGTGGAGCGGATCCGGGAGATTGCACAGAGGCATCGGCTGAAGGTGGTTTACGATGCGGCCCATGCCTTTGGCGAGGAGTTAAACGGCACGGGCGTGGGGCAGTTTGGAGACGCTTCCATGTTCAGTTTCCACGCCACCAAGGTATTTCATAGTATTGAGGGCGGCGCGGTGACATTTCAGGAAGAATATTTAAAGGACCGGCTCTACCAGCTCAAGAATTTCGGGATAACCGGATATGAGAGCGTGGAATTTGTGGGGGCCAACGGAAAGATGAATGAATTTCAGGCCGCCATGGGCCTGTGCAATCTGCGGCATTTAGAGGCGGAGATCGGGAAACGCCGGGCGTTGGCCGGACGGTACCGGGAGCGGCTTGAGGGTGTGAAGGGCGTTCGCCTGTGCAAAGAGAAACCGGGAGTCCGCTACAATTACGCCTATATGCCGGTGGTATTCGACGGATTCTCCATGGACCGGGACCAGGTGTTTGCGGCACTGAAGGAGCGGGGGATCTTTGCGCGGAAATATTTCTATCCCTGTATCAACAGCTATGCGTGTTATCAGGGGCAGTTCCGCGCGGAGGACACTCCGGTGGCGCAGAGGATCGCGTCCCAGGTACTGACGCTGCCGCTCTATGCGGAGCTGCCGTTAGAAGTGGTGGATGAGATCTGCGATGTGATCTTGGGCGGCGTGTAA